A DNA window from Candidatus Aminicenantes bacterium contains the following coding sequences:
- a CDS encoding DUF3185 domain-containing protein, which translates to MKLIGIILIILGVLALAYQGIRYTTQEKLVDIGSLHVTTTEKKTLPLPPILGGVAIIAGIALIFAERRKK; encoded by the coding sequence ATGAAACTTATAGGGATTATTTTGATCATCCTTGGCGTTCTCGCCCTGGCCTATCAGGGCATCCGCTATACCACTCAGGAGAAGCTGGTTGATATCGGTTCCCTCCACGTCACGACCACGGAGAAGAAAACTTTGCCGCTGCCGCCGATCCTGGGCGGGGTGGCGATCATCGCGGGCATCGCGCTGATTTTCGCCGAGCGCAGGAAGAAATAG
- a CDS encoding C39 family peptidase → MIRPKWRAARQGWILFAILGLVSACLFPAQVFKYRKMEPENGYLIGTVPFEKWLKRNYCGPACLAMVLNYWNETRPFKQQEITAEIFDSANQATYNSEMVLYPRRKGFASYSLQGNLGVLKDVVGKGIPVIVLTKTIKQIAKGHYRVVIGFDDDQKQIIFHDPFLGGRRAMTFKTFMKVWELGKGRNQSRWMMAVFPDESQFPFPNLLDDPLTAINLATAYYRRSDFMSSRQQWEKARESLSEDPCPLYSLAMVSLREGKAEEAESYALQALSLDAKSAYAHDVLGLAYANQGRISEALESLDQAQRLAPEEKFIRMHYLQVRALRSARARLEDIKKKENQNEKAS, encoded by the coding sequence ATGATCCGGCCGAAGTGGCGGGCCGCGAGGCAGGGATGGATACTCTTTGCCATTCTTGGTCTTGTCAGCGCCTGCCTCTTCCCCGCTCAGGTTTTCAAGTACCGGAAAATGGAGCCTGAAAATGGATATCTGATCGGGACCGTTCCCTTCGAAAAATGGCTGAAAAGAAATTATTGCGGACCGGCTTGCCTGGCCATGGTCCTCAACTACTGGAATGAAACGCGGCCCTTCAAGCAGCAGGAAATCACCGCTGAGATCTTTGATTCCGCCAACCAGGCGACCTACAACTCCGAGATGGTCCTGTACCCGCGCCGCAAAGGATTTGCAAGTTACTCGCTGCAGGGAAACCTGGGGGTATTGAAAGATGTAGTCGGCAAAGGCATCCCGGTGATCGTCCTGACCAAAACCATCAAGCAGATCGCCAAAGGCCACTACCGGGTGGTGATCGGGTTTGACGATGATCAAAAGCAGATCATTTTCCACGACCCCTTTTTGGGAGGCCGCCGGGCCATGACGTTTAAAACGTTCATGAAGGTCTGGGAGCTGGGGAAGGGGCGGAACCAGTCCCGCTGGATGATGGCCGTGTTTCCCGATGAAAGTCAGTTTCCCTTTCCCAATCTGCTGGATGATCCGCTGACCGCTATCAATCTGGCCACCGCCTATTACCGGAGGTCGGATTTCATGAGTTCGCGGCAGCAATGGGAAAAAGCTAGGGAATCCCTCAGCGAAGATCCCTGTCCCCTTTACAGCCTGGCCATGGTCAGCCTCAGGGAAGGCAAGGCCGAGGAGGCTGAGTCGTATGCCCTGCAAGCCCTCAGCCTGGACGCGAAAAGCGCTTACGCCCACGACGTCCTGGGGCTGGCCTATGCCAATCAGGGAAGGATCAGCGAAGCTTTGGAGTCCCTCGATCAGGCTCAGCGGCTTGCCCCTGAGGAGAAGTTTATCCGCATGCATTACCTGCAGGTCAGGGCTCTCCGCAGCGCAAGGGCCCGGCTTGAAGATATAAAAAAAAAGGAGAACCAAAATGAAAAAGCAAGTTAA
- a CDS encoding lmo0937 family membrane protein: MLETILIILVVLWALGFFAFHVGGLVHVLLVIALVVLIVRLLQGRRIL; the protein is encoded by the coding sequence ATGCTTGAAACAATTTTAATTATCTTGGTTGTGCTTTGGGCCCTGGGATTTTTCGCGTTCCACGTCGGCGGCTTGGTCCACGTTCTTCTGGTCATCGCCCTGGTGGTTCTGATCGTGCGACTGTTGCAGGGCCGCAGAATTCTTTAG